Proteins from one Coregonus clupeaformis isolate EN_2021a chromosome 29, ASM2061545v1, whole genome shotgun sequence genomic window:
- the LOC121544338 gene encoding uncharacterized protein FAM241A, whose product MATIPPTVNDQPVLHPREFEELDSRRRFHAHHPPNYTPRQTFQDDPRVRPPGPRWQGPPGDPGTWWSRPSGDPGTRPRPAGDPRARLHPSGDPRTRPRLAGDPTARWPLIDDPTTRPQVDDCERMGTLFGQLNKCLRSAGFTQMYFGEKVVDPVIIIFFWVLLWFLGIQALGLVGTLCIVIIFIQK is encoded by the exons ATGGCCACCATACCACCAACTGTGAATGATCAGCCGGTACTGCATCCGCGTGAGTTTGAGGAGCTAGATAGTCGAAGAAGGTTTCACGCTCATCATCCACCCAACTACACACCAAGGCAAACATTCCAG GATGACCCTAGAGTCAGACCACCTGGACCTAGGTGGCAAGGCCCTCCCGGTGACCCTGGGACTTGGTGGTCACGCCCCTCTGGTGACCCTGGAACCAGGCCCCGACCCGCCGGTGACCCCAGAGCCAGGTTACACCCCTCCGGCGACCCAAGGACCAGACCACGCCTAGCTGGTGACCCCACGGCCAGGTGGCCACTCATTGACGACCCCACGACAAGACCTCAGGTGGACGACTGCGAGCGGATGGGGACCCTGTTCGGGCAGCTGAACAAGTGCCTGCGCAGTGCGGGCTTCACCCAGATGTACTTTGGGGAGAAGGTTGTGGATCCTGTGATCATCATCTTTTTCTGGGTCCTACTGTGGTTCCTGGGCATCCAAGCTCTTGGGCTGGTGGGGACTCTGTGCATTGTCATCATCTTCATCCAGAAGTAA